TTGTCGTCCTCTCGGCCACAACGATCCTGAAGCTGCTGAATCTCACCCGCCTCTACTCGAATCGCCCGTTGTTGTCGCCAGTAACAAACCGCAATCTCTTCGACGAGCATTTCTTCGATCAGGCCTTCCGGACGCAATTCCTCGCGAAACGCACCCAAGAGATTGTCAAAGGCAGCCTGAGTCTCGTGGTTGTTGCGTGACGGTGCGACGATTGTCCTGGCGAGCAGCCCGTGTTTGAGGGCGTTGAACCGAACGCATTGTTTTCCTTCGTCGGTTTTGGGACCGGTGGAAAATTGGGCGTTACGTCGATTCGCCTCGATTTGTTTTTGACTGACATTCCCGTTCACATTCCTCCTCTGTTTGTAGTAGCCCCCGTTATGGTATTCAGGGGTGAGTTTGTAAGGAAAGTGTTGCATTCCCACCCGACGCCTTCGGCTCTGAGTGGGGTACCGAGTGGTTCAGACTTAGCCCTTTGACTCGGAATCAGGCCCCCACACCTTGCCTGAGAACTCAGGATGAATTGAAAGGAGACCGCATTTCCACTCGGACTTGGTTTTTATAAACGCCACAATACTTCCAACCTTGAAAGTCTGACCCCTCAATAGCTGCGCAAACCTACGAAGATCAAACCCCATCTCCTCCCTTATATCAAAAACTACACAGAGTTTGGGCGAATCCCCATACCTCTCTACTTTTGAACGCATAAACTTGAAGAAATCGTCGGTGCTGGGATGCTGGCGCCGCATATATCTCTTAATCTGAAGCCTCATCTCTCTTTCTGGTTCGCGTGTGTCAATCATAACAGTGTCGAAATCCTCATCATCAATAGTTGCCACACCGTTCAATAGACTTCTCAAAGTGAGATCATCGCGGCCCTCCAACGAGGGAAAGCCTATAGCATGTTCGCTACCGGTTTGCCATTGAAGAAATCTAGCCACAACCCAAGTAATGAATAGTTCATGATTCTTGGTCTCCTTTTGGCGTTCTTCTGGTAAGCTCTGAAGTACCTCGAATACACTATCGAGCTTGAAGTAGTAGCCCCACCAACCTTGCAATGAGTCCATCAATTCCTCCATCCGCGCCAAGTTACCCTTCACGCCGCTTTTACACAATATGTCCCGCCCAGCGCATATGTGTCCATCACTTTCTTTGTAATGTGGTCACTGCGACTTTCGGGTTTCGCGGTCGTTCGGCTACGAACTCCCTGGGAATCCGCCCTCATTGGCGACAGACTGGATTGTCGAAACTGAAGACAGTTTCGACCTACAGGACGACAAGACTGGACCCCCGTTTTCACGGGGGTGACAGAGTGGGCGATGCGATAGGACGGGTAATGCCTGTTACTTATGAATCGTGCGGAGGAACTTTTCGACTTCGGGGATGCCGCCCTGGAAAATTAAATATCCATTGTACGGTTCGCGCTTGGTGATCTCATCTTTGATCGGGGTCAGCATGATTTTTTTGACCTCTTCAAGATCACTCGTCTGTCCCAGCGCCCAACCAAGTTTGACATAGGCCACTTCGGGCAACATGTTCTCGGTCGGGATAATTCCCAAGCTCATAAGATCACGGCCGGTGTCATAGACAAACATGTGGACATAGCCCCACAACGTTTGCACCGTCATATAGATTGCAACGCCGGCTTTGGTGGCGCGTTCGATAGCGGGATAGACAGGTTTGTTGACATGCCCCAGACCGGTCCCGGCAATGACAATCCCACGGTAACCGTTCTCCACCAGCGAGTCGATGATGTCGGGTTGCATGTTGGGATAGTAATAGACAAGCGCGACTTTCTCTTCGAAAAACGGCAGAATCTTCACCTCTCGGTCGGGACGGCGACGATTGTAATCGGTCCGCAATGGGGAGATTTTGTCACGGTCGATCATCGCCAGCGGGATATCTCCCACCGTGCGAAAAGTCGAGCGATATGATGAGTGCATTTTGCGCACTCTGGTAGCAGTGTGAAGCAAACCGTATTTGTCGGATGTGGGGCCGAACATACAGACCATAACTTCGGCAATATCGGACTCGGCCGCCGCTTTGGTGGCGTGGATGAGATTCAAGGCGGCATCAGAAGAAGGTCGGTCAGATGAACGTTGTGAGCCAACCATCACGATTGGCACTGGAGAGTCCTGAATCATAAAAGCCAAGGCCGCCGCCGTGTGATGCATCGTATCGGTACCATGACCAATGACAATACCATCGATACCGTTGGCAATTTGTTCGCCGATTGCTTTAGCCAGCACGAGGTATTGCTTTGGCCCCATGTTCTCGCTGAACACGGCGAAAAGCTTCTCGGTGGTCAGATTGCATATATCAGCCAATTCCGGTACTGCACCGTACAACTCGCCGGGTGAAAAGGCGGGGATGACTGCGCCGGTTCGGTAATCAAGACGCGAGGCAATCGTTCCGCCGGTGCCAAACAATTTCACGCTGGGCATATTTTCGGAAGTCGGGAATTCCTGCTCGGGGATTTTGTAGTTGGCTTCTTTGGAACCGAGTTCGGTGATTTCGAGAACAGTGTCAACGGCTATGCCGACGTTGTATCCGGTAGCAAGTTTGAGCACGATATGTTCGTTGTCATCGTTCTCCGCGCGAGGTAACACGATTCCCTCGAATGCGCCGCGTGTGCTTTTGATGGCGGCTTGACTCCATACACTGACGCCATATTTTTCAAGCACAGCCAGCGCTTCGCCACGATATCCCAGTACTTCATCAGCCATGCTTCACCATCCTCTCGACCTCAGCTCGCAGATCGCACAACGATACGTTACCCAGGGCAAACGGTCGCAGTTGCCCCATGATCCAGCGAGTCAATACTTCATCACTTGGCGATAATCCGGATTTGTTCACCCTATCCAATAGCGGTGGAACATGAGCAACAATTTCTGACATCGTTGCTTTCTTGAATCCAATCTCTGCGCTAAGTCTGTCAATGTCCACTTCCGGTTTGTCGTTCAGAGAAGCGAGAAGCTCGGCCGCAAAATCAATACGTATGTCTTGTTGTATGAGATAGCTGAACAGTTCATAGAGCCGTTCGTGGGAAATAGTTCTTGATCCGTTATCAAGATGCCTGAGCCGGTGCCCGAACAACAGTCCGACGTTTCGAGCAGGGATTTTGAAATCATTGCTGATCCGTTCGATAACTGGTACCAGGTTCTTACGCAGCAAATAGAGATGGCAATCAAGTGGGACTTTCCACTGTCGAAGCAACGTCATTCTCTGAACAACATCTGGCGGCAGAAGCTTGCGGATCCGCTCTATCGTTTCATTGGGTATTGATAATGGTGCGGAATCTGTGTCAGGATACATCCGATCCGGACCCGGCAAGACACGCTCAAAAATCGTGGTGCCATCTGGAAATCCTTTGCGGGTTTCCTCGGGCACGCCTTCAAATGCCATAAGGCAACGTTCTTCAATTGTCTCAAGAGCAGTTATCAGGTCATCTTCAGGACACCAGAACACAAGTTGTGCGTCAGCGTCCTGAGCACCAAGCTGTACTTTGATATCAGACCAAACGCTCGACTCAATGGCAGGACTATCGCTTGTGAGTTGTTCCGAGGTTACGAGGTTAGGTCGCTCAAGACAGGCGATTACTTTGAGACGGTCTCTGATTTCATTGGCAAAAATCTTCCCTGGCTGCGTGAAGTGCGACAAAATACCGGCGAAACCGGGAAGGTTGACAGCCACGCACCGGTCAATCGGCGGTAGTTCTCCCCTGATAAGATCGCGGTCGATGTCGGCATGAGTCATTTTCCATTTGGTGGCGTCGCCAAAACGTTCTTGAAGTTCCTGTCGGATGGCCAACAACGCCTTCTGGCGGTACGCCTCAATATGGGTCAGTTCCGGAATCCAGGCGATGTGCGCCACACCTTTGATCTCGACCCTGGTTCCCCCTGTGACGCTCACGTTGACATCCTGCCGGGCAGCACCAATTCCGGTACGAACTTTACCGGAACTGCGCGCCAGGAATCTCAGATACTGACCCGCTTCGGCAGCTTCGTCCGGAGTCAACATTTCAGGATA
This is a stretch of genomic DNA from Candidatus Zixiibacteriota bacterium. It encodes these proteins:
- the gatD gene encoding Glu-tRNA(Gln) amidotransferase subunit GatD codes for the protein MADEVLGYRGEALAVLEKYGVSVWSQAAIKSTRGAFEGIVLPRAENDDNEHIVLKLATGYNVGIAVDTVLEITELGSKEANYKIPEQEFPTSENMPSVKLFGTGGTIASRLDYRTGAVIPAFSPGELYGAVPELADICNLTTEKLFAVFSENMGPKQYLVLAKAIGEQIANGIDGIVIGHGTDTMHHTAAALAFMIQDSPVPIVMVGSQRSSDRPSSDAALNLIHATKAAAESDIAEVMVCMFGPTSDKYGLLHTATRVRKMHSSYRSTFRTVGDIPLAMIDRDKISPLRTDYNRRRPDREVKILPFFEEKVALVYYYPNMQPDIIDSLVENGYRGIVIAGTGLGHVNKPVYPAIERATKAGVAIYMTVQTLWGYVHMFVYDTGRDLMSLGIIPTENMLPEVAYVKLGWALGQTSDLEEVKKIMLTPIKDEITKREPYNGYLIFQGGIPEVEKFLRTIHK
- the gatE gene encoding Glu-tRNA(Gln) amidotransferase subunit GatE, which translates into the protein MQQVGFVPRQEATLDTYRKLGFKCGLEIHQQLLTASKLFCRCPAGIYQRGDDYDAEVIRHMRPTLSEMGEYDGTALMERKTRKNIFYRLKYETACTYEVDDTPPFKIDPEALEIAIELGLLLKSSMVGELHITRKQYLDGSIPTGFQRTAIVGIEGEIPLWEKKVRIIQLSIEEDSCREVSDIGHDRVYTTDRLGMPLVEMVTYPEMLTPDEAAEAGQYLRFLARSSGKVRTGIGAARQDVNVSVTGGTRVEIKGVAHIAWIPELTHIEAYRQKALLAIRQELQERFGDATKWKMTHADIDRDLIRGELPPIDRCVAVNLPGFAGILSHFTQPGKIFANEIRDRLKVIACLERPNLVTSEQLTSDSPAIESSVWSDIKVQLGAQDADAQLVFWCPEDDLITALETIEERCLMAFEGVPEETRKGFPDGTTIFERVLPGPDRMYPDTDSAPLSIPNETIERIRKLLPPDVVQRMTLLRQWKVPLDCHLYLLRKNLVPVIERISNDFKIPARNVGLLFGHRLRHLDNGSRTISHERLYELFSYLIQQDIRIDFAAELLASLNDKPEVDIDRLSAEIGFKKATMSEIVAHVPPLLDRVNKSGLSPSDEVLTRWIMGQLRPFALGNVSLCDLRAEVERMVKHG